Genomic window (Mycoplasmopsis citelli):
GTAATTTTTGAGATTACATATTTAGGCTTGTAAAATGTGTAATCTCAAAAACTTTCTTTTTTTTTATTTTTTTTACTTTTATGTGAATTTTTTTATTACTTAATTGATATGAAAACAATTATTCGAAAATATTTAAAACTATTCATAGCTATTATTAGCGTTTCAGCTATAACAGGTGTAGGTGTTTATTTTTTAACTAAAAACAAAACAGCAATTAACAATTCTAAAACCACAGAACCCGAAATTTCAAAGCAAAAAGAACAAGATATAGAAGATATAATTTCTTCACCAAATAATCAAAAAGCTAAAATTAAGTATAGCGGTGATCTTATAAATGAATTTAATAACTTTAAATCATTAGCCTTTAAAGAAGATAATAACTTTCAAAAATTAATTTCTCATTATCAAAAATATCAAGAAGATTTATTGTTAGATCAGTTTTATAATAAAAGTGATATCTGAACACAAATTTACCAAGACAGATCCTTAAGTGAATTACTAATATCAACATTTTTAGATAATGAAACTAGTTTAAATGATTTAAATTCTAATGATAATAAAAGCATTTCAAAAATACGAATCGGTGCTTTAATTGAGTTAATTAAATCTTTTACTGGATCTTTTGAAAAACAAAACGAAATTTTTCTGAGTCAATTTAATGAAAGTTATTTTAATTTAATAAATAGTCAATTAAAAAATTTTTGAAATGAATATAATCAACAAATTAATTTTGCAAATTCAGATGATTGATTAAAGCAAGAGAATTTAGAAATATTGAGTAAAAGTTTTATTAACTTGATTTTTAATTTAATCCAAATAAAAGAATTAATTTTGCAAATTAATAAAAATTTTCTTGATATTGCTAAAATTGAACAAGAAAGAATTTACTTAATGAAAAATTTTATCAAAGATACTTCATCTTATATTTATGAAAGTCTCAATTTTATAACTCAAGATCAAGGTGAAAAAATAATTCAAAAAATTAATTCATTTAAAAAGTTTAAAGAAGAAATCCAGAACTTAAAAAGGGATCAACTTCAGTTACTATCTGATAAAGAGACTATTTTTGCTCAAAGTGCTATTATTGATTTTCTTAATAAAAATCTTAAATTAAAAGAAATTTTTGAAACCTTAAATTTTTCAGAAGATCAAAGACAAGCAATTGAATTATTAATTCATCAGCTCATTGAAAACAAACGTGCTTTTGTTGCTCGTGAAGAAAAGAATTTTGGCTTTATAGAGCAAAAAATTAACGATAAAATAAATGATTTAAGTTTAAAAGATGAGCTTTTAGCACAAACTTAATTTTAAACATAAAGAACGTAAATGTAGTGATTAGAATTGAAAATAAAGAAAAGATGACTAAATAAACCCTTATTTTAAGAATTTATTTAGTCATCAAATACATAAAATATAAATTAATTTATTTTAAATTTGCAGCCGCAGCTACTTCTTCAGCAAAATTAGATTGAACTTTTTCGATTCCTTCTCCAACTTCAAATCTAAATGATTTTACTAAAGAACTTGAATTATTGGCTAAGTATTTTTCTACTGAAACCCCATCATCCATAACAAAAGGTTGGTGTGTTAAAACAAACTCTGATAGTTGTTTATTTAATCAACCTTCTTGGATTTTCTCTTGAATGTTTAATGGTTTTGAATCAAACCCAGCAGGTTTTTCGAAACCATTTTTAATTTCTTGCATTCTTTCAGCAGGCATATCTGAAACAAGAGTAAATTCAGGGTTCATCGCAGAAACATGCATAGCAACATTTCTTGCAACGTCAGCTTTTTCACCATTTACAACTACAACAGATGCAACTTGGTTATTTGCATGAACATAAATTCCTAAAACTTGATTTTCTCCAGAGTTAATACACATAATCCGTCTAAGGGTAATTTTTTCTCCAATTACGGCGGTAGCTTCAGTTAAAGCTTCTTCAACGCTTTGTCCATCAGCTAATTTAACTTTTAAAGCTTCTTCAAGTGTATTAACTCTGCTGTTAAATATAGCAGGAGTAATTTCATTAACTAACTTATTAAACTTATCATTCTTAACAACAAAGTCAGTTTCTGAATTAACTTCAACAAGAACTGCATTATTTCGGTCACCATATGCACTAACTACACCTTCTGCGGCAACACGACCTGCTTTTTTAGCAGCTTTTACAATTCCATTTTCTTTTAACCAAGCAATTGCAGCGTCCATATTATAATCGGTTGCTTCAAGAGCTTTTTTAACATCAACAAGAGCAGAATTAGTTCTTGCTCTTAATTCTTTGATTTTTTCTAATTTTGAATCAGCCATGATTACTCCTAATGCTATTTATATTTTTTAATTAATTAAGTGGTTGTTGTTCAACTTTTTTTGATTGAAATTCTGGTAAAACAACTTTTTCATCTGGTTGGTATGCATAAAGTTGTTCTTTGTTTTGAGCTTTAGCGATTGCATCAGCTAAAATTGTGATAATAAGTGTAATTGATTTTGCAGAATCGTCATTTGCAGGAATTCCAAAATCAACCGAATCTGGGTTTGCGTTTGAATCAAGAAGTGAAATAACTTTGACTTTTTTTCTTCTTGCTTCTTTAACAGCAATTGCATCTTCAATAGGGTCAGCTACAATCATAATTTGAGGTAGCGATTTCATATTTTTAATACCATCTAAGTTTTTGTGAAGTTTTTCTAATTTTTTATCAAATTCAAGTGCTTCTTTTTTAGTGTATCCTTTGTATCCTTGTGCTTTTTTAGCTTCAAGTTCATCCATTGTTTTTACACTTGACATAATGGTACGACTATTTGTTAATGTTCCACCAAGTCATCTTTCTGAAACATAATGAGCACCAACTCTTTGTGCTGCCTCTTGAATTACTTTTTTAGCTTGTTTTTTGGTTCCTACAAAAATAAATGAAGCATTTTTTGAAGCTAATTTGTTTACAAGCGAATAAGCAAATTCTAAATATTTTTGGGTTTTAGTTAAATCAATAATATGAGAACCTTTATTTTTTTTATTTGGAACTAAATATTCTTTCATTTTTGGATTTCAATCTTTAGCTTTGTGTCCAAAATATGCCCCAGCTTCTAATAACTTATCTTTTGAAACAATAGGTGTTTGCTGTTGTTTTACTGGTCTTTCAGCAACAGTTTTTTTGTTTTCCATAATTTTTCCTTTAGTTTGTTATTGATTAATAATTGCTTCTAACGCCTAGCACTCAAATTATTGGAGCACACCCAAGCGAATCCACAATTACATTGATATATTTTTTACTTTATAGTTGTTTTAAAATAATTAAAACTCTTTTATATTTTAGCACATATATTATTATTTAAACCCAAAAAAATATACTTTTTTAAGCTAATTTAAGCTTTTTTATACTATTTAAAAGAAAAAAGTGCTTAAAAGCACCTTCAATAAATTATTTAATCCTGTTAAATAAAATAATAGGAGCATTGGTTTTTATTTGATTGAATTTATTAAAATCACTTATTAAATCTAAGCTTATTTCTTGTAAATTCAATGCTTTTAAAACTTCTTTAGATTTTTCTTTTAATACTACGCTTAAATAACAATTTACAGCATAAATCCCATTTAAAAGTCTAACTAGTATTTCCTCTAATCTATTGAGATTACCCTTCAAAGTTCAAGGTTGAGTATCATCTATATATTTATTTAAATCACTTGATAAATTAATTGCTACTTTAAGGCCTTTATCAATTTCTAATGAATCAAAATGATCTTGATATCTTTTTAAAGAATTGACTATTTCTTGATCAATTTTATTATCTAGAGAATTTTGTGATTTTTGATATTTTAGAGGTTTGTCAAAACTATTTTGAATCATTTTTAAAGTTCGAGATACTAAATTTCCAAAATTATTAACTAAATCAGCATTAATTGTATCAACAAACCTTTTTTCTTCATAAATTCCGTCTTCTCCTAAAGCAATTTGGCTAACAAAAAAATATTTAATCATTTCTTTATGATATTTTTCCAATAAATTATAAGGATTAACAACATTGTTTTTTGATTTAGACATTTTTCCAGTTGGAGTGATAATTCAACCGTGTGATTGAATTTTTGTTGGTTGTTTTAAATTTAAAGCTTTAAGAAAAATAGGCCAGTAAATAACATGAAAGCGAGAGATTTCTTTTCCAATTAAATGCAAAACTTCTGCATTTTCACTTTCTCAGTATTTTTGAAAATCTTGACTTTGAACTTCTGTAAAAGGTTTATATCCAAGTGCAGTTATATAATTGCAAAGGGCATCAAGCCATACGTATAAAGTATGCTTTGGATCTGAATCAATTTTAATTCCCCATGAAACATTAGTTCGAGACAATGATAAATCCTCAAGTCCTTTAAGTAAAAAATTGTTTTTAATTTCATTTTTTACTTTTTGTGGAGCTACAAAATTCTCGTTTGAATCAATATATTCTAAAAGTCATTTTTCAAATAAGCCCATTTTAAAAAAATAACTCTCTTCAGAAACTCATTCTAATTTATGATCGCTTGTAGGATGAAAATATTCTCCATTTTTTAAAACTGCTTGATTTTGAGTTAAAAATTCTTCATCGCTTACTGAATAAAGCCCTTGATAAGAACCTTTGTAAATAAAACCTTTTTCTAAAAAATACTTAAAAATTTGCTTAACAGTTTCTTTGTGTGCATCGCTAGTTGTTCGTGAATAAAAATCATAACTAATCCCAAATTCTTCTCACATTTTTTGGTACTTAAAAGCTAATTGATCAACAAATTCTTGAGGAGATTTGTCTTCAAGATTTGCTTTTTGTTGAATTTTTAAACCGTGTTCATCACTTCCAGTTAAAAATTTAACATCATATTTTTGTAATTTTTTATAATTGGCAATAACTCAAGCTAATGTAGTGGTGTACAAATGACCAATATGTAAGTCTCCACTAGCATAATAAATCGGTGTAGTAATAAAAAATGTTTTTGACATATTAGCTCCTAAATTTTAATTGGCTTATACAATTGTTTAATTTCAGGTAAGTATTCATGATCATTTTTATTATGTTGATCATGTAAATATAAATTAGGTAAAAAATGTGATCCTCAACCTGCTTGATAACGAGCTTCAAGAAGTACAAATTTTGCTTTATCGTAAATTCTTGGATAAATAAATTGAATTCTTTTAGGTTCAAATTTGTATTTTCTTAAAATTTCACACAAATCAACAAATCGTTCAACTGGTAAAACTAAGCTTAAAAACCCTTTTTGTTCAATTATTTTCGAACACCCAAAAATTAAATCTTCTAAAGTTAATTTAATTTCATGAGTGGCGATTAATTTTTCGTTTGAAACTTTTTTTGAGATTTTAGTTTTATCAAATTGATAAAATGGAGGATTGCAAAAAATAACTTGATATTTGCGAGAAGTCTTTTTAATTAATTCTTTATAATAATCATTAAAATCAGCTTTAATTACCTGAATTTGTGATTCTAAGTTATTTTGCTCAACATTAAAAAGGGCTAATTCTGCTGCTTTTTCTTGAATTTCAATTGCATCAATTTTTAATTTTTCGCTTCTGGAAGCAACAAATACCGAAAGAGCTCCGTTATTGGTTCCTATTTCTAAAGCCCGAGTAATTTTTTTATTTAAATAAATAAAATTACCAAGCAAAATAGTATCAACTGAATAATTAAACATATCTTTATCTTGAAAAATTCATAAGTTCGAATCAAAACCTAAAGAATTTTTTAGTAATTTTCTATTTTTGAGATTTTCTGGCAAATCTTTTTTCACGATCTTGATTTTCCCTCTTTATTTTGTTTAAGTATTGATCATATTGGCTTGTTAAAACACAATCAACTTTTCCTTCAACTAAATCAACATTAATAACAGTAACTTCAACAATATCCCCAATAGTATAAGTTTTATTTTTTGAAACTAATTTAGTTGCATTTTCATTAATTTCAAAATCTCCATCAAATAAATTACTTTTATGAATTAATCCGCTTGCTTTAAAATCAAATTCCACAAAAAATCCAAAATTTAAAACACTCAAAATTTGAGCTTTAAAGCTTTGTCCAATTTTACTTTTTAGGTACTCAGCAAATTTTAAATCGTTAACTTTTCGTTCAATTTGGACTGCTTTTTGCTCACTTGCGGTATTTAATTCACCAAATTCTGCAAGTTTTGTACTCAATTTTTCGACATTAACAGCTTTTTTATCAATTAAATAATCTCTAATAATTCGATGAATAATTAAATCTGGATATCTTCGAATTGGAGAGGTAAAATGACAATAGTGATCGCTAGCAAGTCCAAAGTGTTTGATGTTATTTTGTGAATAAACGGCCTTTTGCATAGTTCTTAAAAAAAGTAATTTGACAAAATCATCATCCCGATTATTTTTAACTTGCTCTACAAAATCTGCAAATAATTTTGGTGTAATTTGATAATGTTTAAAATTTGGGGTGGGTAAATTAACTACTTCAAGAGAATTAATTAAAGTTGATAATTTTTCTTCATTAGGAATTTCATGAACTCGGTATAAAAGTGGTAATTTTGCTTGATAAAGGGTTTGAGCAACTACTTCGTTAGCCCTTACCATAAAATCTTCAATTAAAACTTCACTAAATCCTCGTTTATTAATAACAATATCTTTAACAAATCCGTGTTCATCAAGCTTAATTTTAGGTTCATCAATTTCAAAATCGATATATCCTTGATTAGTTTTTCACTTGTGAATAATTAAGCTTAACTCCTTTGCTTGATTGAGCATATTTGCTAATTGTTCTGATAAATGTGGATGTTTGCTTGTATCAATAAATCCAGTATCTAAAAAATGATTGACATTTTTATAAGTTAATCGAAATTTACTGTTAATAACTCCTTGGAAAATATTGCTTTTAATTGTTTGACCATCTTTATCAATTTCCATTTCACAAGCAAGAACAAAACGATCTTCATCTGGGTTAAGAGAACAGATTCCATTTGAGAGTTTTTCAGGTAGCATCGGAATTACTCGATCCACTAAATAAGTGCTTGTTCCCCTTAAAAGAGCTTCTTTATCTAATAAAGTATCTTCTTTAACATAATAGGAAACATCAGCAATATATACTCCTAATTTTCAATTTCCATTTGGTAGTTTTTCAACATTAATTGCATCATCAAAGTCTTTGGTGTCTTCTCCGTCAATAGTTACAATAAGTTTGTCCCTTAAATCAATTCGATTAGATAAATCTTCATTGTAAATATCATCAGGAATTTCACTAATTTCTGAAGCTAAAGATTTCGGAAAGTTTTCAGGAGCTTTAATTGATTCTAAATAAGCTTTTACAAAAACCATCGGATCAGCTTCGTTGGTAATGATTTTTTCAACAGCAATAAAGACAATTTTTCCTTCATATTTTAGAATTTTAGCCACTACTAAATCATTTAATTTATATTCAGTAGTTGAAGGCATTAATGCTCAAGAACAATTTTTAAAGCGTAAATCAGTTGGTAAAAAGTAAAAAGTATTATTTTTTTGCTTAATAAAACCAATAATAGCATCATTTTTACGCTCTAAAATGTGAGTAATTACTCCATAACTAAGATTATTTTCATCATGAGGATTAACATAAATATTTACTTGAACAATATCATTTGTAATAGCCCCATTAAAGTTAAATGATTTAACAAAAACACTTTTTTTAGTTTTGTTTTCTTCATCAATATCATAATCAACAAAACCAAAGCTTCCTTTAGTTGAAGCAAAAAAAACACCTGAAGTAGTATTAATTAATTCAGGAGCATAATATTCATCTTTTTCATTGCGAAAAACTTTACAATCTTTTTGTAAAATCGCTAGAATTTTGTTTAACTGATGATTGTCTTTGGGTTTAATCTTAAAATGTCGAGCAATTTCTAAAAAACTTTTGCTTTTTGAGTTTTTGATAAACTGGTATATCTGTTCAATTTTCATTATCTAACAAAATAAATTCTAATTACAATTGATCCAATTAGTAACAATGCTCCTAAAGTAAACATTGAATATTTTAGAATTTTCTTAACCCCTCTTTCTTTTGAAACTTTAAATAAGTCTAAATCTCCTGAACCTACTAAGGCTCCTGAAAAACCATTTGAATCTGGAGACATTAATAACGAAATGATAATTATAAAAAAGGAAATGATAATCAAGACAATTGTTAAAACTCCCATAAATTGCTCCTTAAAGTATATTAATTAAATAATACCATTTTTTAGCTAAAGCTGATTTATCTTTTAGCAATATCTGCAAAATAAAGCGTAATTTTTGCTATAATTTTTCTATAAATCATAAATATTTTTAATAGAGGAGTTTATGAAAGAAATTACAGTAAAAATTCTAGATCCAATTGGTCTACACGCTCGTCCAGCTTCAAATTTAGTTTCAGTGGCAACTAAATTCTCTTCAAATATCAAATTAGTTTCAAATGGAAGAGAAGCTAACTTAAAATCAATTATGAATGTTATGGCTTTAGGTGTAAAAAGTGGATCTGAAGTAACATTTAAATTTGACGGAACTGATGAAGACGCTGCCTTTGAAGCAATTAAAGAAGTTTTAAAGAAAGAAAACATCGCCTAATAAAGATCGCAATTGCTGCGGTTTTTTTGTAGAGAGATTAAAATGAAAGCCTTAAATATAGTGCTAAAAAAAGGATTATGAGGACTTGTTTCCTTATTTTTAGTACTAAGTCTTTCATTTTTTATTTTGTCCTTTATTATTTCACCAGTTGGTAATATATTAACTAATTACTTTAAATATCTTGGAAGTATTTTTAGTTTTAAATTTGGCTTTATTGTTAATTCAAATAACCAAATTTCTTTTGGTAAGGTTGGGGAGTTTTATGATTTTTACTTTCAAAAAAGCTTGCTCTTAATTATCCCTTCTTTTATAATTTCGTTACTATTTGGACTTATTTTTGGAAGTTTAAGTGCTTATATTAAAAATAAATTTTTTGACCAATTCATTGTTGGAACTTTATATTTATTTTCTTCACTACCGATTTTTATTTTAGCTCCTATTTTAATTATTTATTCAGAACAAATTAACTGGCCTTCTTTAATTATTGAACCTGAAGAATACCAAATTGCATCAGTAATTCAAAGTCTATTTTTTCCGAATTTACTTATTTTTGTATTATGTATGTCTTTTTTTACTTTAAAAGTTAAAGAATCTACTAGTGAAGTTTTAAAACAAACATACATTAAATTTGCTCGAGCAAAGGGAATTTCAGAAACAAGAATTTTCTTTAAACATGTGTTGAAAAATGCATTTGTAAATTTTTCTTCTTCAATTACTGTTTTATATGCTTTTGTCCTTTCGTATTCATTAATTGTAGAAAGAGTGTTTCAACTTCAAGGTCAAAGCATTATTTTAATTAATGCATTTAGTCAAGGTGAAATTTATTTAATTTTGTATTTTATTTTCGCAACAGTAATTTCAATTATCATCTTTCAACTTATTATTGAATTAATATTAGTGTCAGCAAATCCAATTTATAAAGATAATCTTTATAAAAGTGTGTTTACTTTCAAAAGGAGATTTAATGAACAATAAATTTTCGTTTACCAAAGTAAATAGTACTTATTTGGAAAATCAAAACTTCAAAAATTCCGTAAATTACTCACTTACTAAAAGATTTTTTAAAAATAAGTTAAATCTAACTTTGGTAATTATTACTATTTGTTGGATTTTTGGTATCTGAATTGCTAATTTAACTTACCAAAATTCTAGTTATATTCCTGATCATGATAGCTTTTTAACTTATAATCTTCCTTCTTCGCTTTATCCGATAATTAGTCGCTCTTTTGACAAAGGGCCTTATACTGATTATTTATTTAAACTTCAAGATCAAGGAATAATTAAGCTAGATAATATAAAAAATTTTCAATCTACTTTTACAATAACTTTTAATCCTTATAATGTCATTGAAGCTATTAGTGGAAAACATCTTTTTTATTTACTAGGAACAAATTACAATGGAGTAGATAATTTAGCCATTTTACTAAATTCTTTTTCGTTAACGTTTTTAATTTTACTAATATCTGCACTAATTCAGGGAATATTAGGAATTTATATCGGAACAACATTAGGATATTTTTATCAAGGAAAAACTTCAAAAATTTCCTTTTGAATTATTAGCGTACTAATGATTATTCCATTTTTGTTTTTAAATATTATTGTTTTTAGTTTAAGTGGATATTCATTTATTAAAGCAATTTTAATTTTAGGAATTATTGGATTTTTTGCTATTTTTTACTTTGCATATAACAATACTGTAATAATTATGCAAAAGCAATACATTCTTGCTTATAAAGTTTTAGGTCTTAGTCCTTGAAAAATTATTTATCGAATTGTAAAAATAAACTTTTTCACATGTTTACCGCTACTTGCTGAGCAACTTTCTCTTGGACTTATTTCATTAGCTTCACTTGCTTTTTTTAATATCTCCGATATTTATCAACATGCAAATATCGGAAATTTATATAAGCAAATTATCGATAATCCTTCAAATATCGGATTATTTATTTGCACATTTACCATTTCGATTTTATTTATTATTTTGTGAAAAATGCTTGCAATTAATGTGGCAAAAAACTTTTGAAATAGATAGGAAAAAATGAAATTTAAAAAAATATGATTAACATCTTTGCCGCTTTTGTTTACTTCGTTTGTGGTTGGATGCGCTTCTCCTTCTCAAATTAAAAGCAAACAAAATTATGTAAGAAATTATAATCAAGCAAATCAGTATGCTGATGGCATTTTTCCTATTTTTGAAAATCGTAAATATCAAAATGATATTGAAAAAGCTCTTTTTGCACCTCTACTAAAATATAATTCCTTTGATAATTTAATTGTCGATAAAGTTAATAACATCATCACTCAACCTTCAAAAAGTCGTTTATCTTTTTATTTAGCATCGGCAATTAAGTTGCATTTTGCTGATAATACTTCACTAACTTATACTAATGATAATTTCACAAATAATACAGATTTAAACAATAACTACATTACCAATCTTTTTTCTAGCGACATTACTTCAATTAATCATCCTGATTTTTGAAACAATTTAAAAAAAGCTCAGCAAATTACATTTGAATTAAAAAATGATCTTTATTATTCTAAATATAATGGTGATTTAAGTAATAATAAATTTCAAGCCCAAGATCTTATTTCAAATTTATCTCCACAAATTATGAAAGATTTCGAAAAACAATATGGGGTGCAAATTAGTGCTAAAAATAACTTGCTTATCATTAAATCTAGCAAAAACTTAGCTGATAGTTTTATTAAATTTGAGCTAATGGCTAATATGATCTTTAACCCCCAACCAATAAACTTAAAAGCAAAAAATAACTATAAAGATAAACTTTATCTTTCCAAATACTTACCTTATCAAAATCAAATAAATTTAATTAGACTAATAAAAAACAAATTTTCACCTGATAAAAGTTTTAATATTGCTCTTAATACTATTGATCAAATAACTTTAAAATATAACCCAACTCCATTAGATATTGAAACATTCAGAATTCAACAACTGCGTTCCTTTAGACAAAATTTAATTTCTGAAGTTCCTTTTAATATTTTTAATAACATTCAAAAAGATGATATTTTAGGTCGTTCACGACAATATGGTTTAAGAGAAATTTTTCAAAGTAATAATTTGCAAATTAATCAAAGATTTTATTTTGCCAATTCTTTTGACAAACAAAAACCCAATCAATTTAATGATGCCTTTAAAGAATTTTACTTCCAAAATTCCCAAGCAAGTTATCTTTTTAAATATTATTTAAGTAGAATTTATTCACTGTTTGCAAAAGCTCTTTATTTAGATAATCAATATTATTGAAATTCATTATCTTTACCATTAATGAAACTAAATAACAACAAAAGTGAACATAGCAACATTAAAACTTTAAGTGATGCTTATAGTGAAATTAATATTCAAGATATTTATCTTTATTCTCAAAATACAAATAAAAAAGTTAATTATTTTGATTTAAAAAATAGTTATTTTACTAAAAAGAATATCTTAGATTTTCAAAAACAATTACCAAGCATTGTTTTTGAGGAAATTAAAAAAGAATTAAATTTCATTATTGATAAATATTTAAATAATTCTCAAAAAATATTGCAATTTAATGTGCCGATTTTAGATTCTGATTCAGAAAAAGAAATTCAATTATTTGAATATTATGTAAATTTATTAAACTCAATATCACCAAAAATGAGAGTTAAAGTTCAAAAGACATCTTTAAAAGAATTACAGGAAAATAATTATTTTATTTCATTTCAAATATTCGAATATCCAAATAATACTATTGAAAGTTATTTTAAATTAATTTGGAATAACCATTTAACAAGAACTTATTTAAATAATCAATTCGCTTTTAATAACTATCCGATTTTAAAATCAATTGATTTTAATTTAGAAAAAGCTGTAAAGCTCATCCAAAATCAAAATTTAAAAGCTCAAATTAATTTAATTAATGAACTTAATAATTTAATTGTGCTTCCATTTGATACCAAAAATATTGATAATTCAAAAAACTTAAACAAAGTTCTTGTACAAAATTATTACCAATTTCCACTATCTAGTGATGGAATAGTTAATTTTGAGGACATTAGAATTTAGAATTTTTTCAACTTTAAAAAATGCTTATAGTTTAGTAAAAAATATATAATTATTAATATGTTAAACAATCTTTTTAATAAAACAAATCAAAACAACTTTCAAACATTTGAATTAAATGCAGCTCACAAAAAGTATTATGCATTTACATTTTTAACTTTTGCTATTAGTTTATTAATTTTTTCAGGACTAATAGTTGGAGAATTTTTCCTTTTTGATTGGGTTGGCAAATATCATTCTGATAAATTCTTTTATCTTTATTTTGTTATGATGTTTGCCTTTTTTGTTTATTTTGGAGTTTCGATTGCTTATGGCTCTTCTTGAAAAAAAGGTGTGGGAATTACGTTTGCTTTTTGATTAGTGGTCCAAATCACTTTACCGCTATTAATTTCTAGCGGGTTATACTATTTAAAAATAACAGGTGATTTAAATGAATACATTCTAATTGCTATTTTTATAATTCCTGCGGTAATTATACTCATTACTGGTGCATTATCATATTTTGGATTAGTGGATTTAACTAAAATTAAAAAAGTTTACATAACACTATTTTTTGTGATTCTTTTTACTTTTTTTGTTTCGCTTATTTTATTTTTTACAACCCCAAGCACAAATAGTGGATTTTATAGAATTGTTGATTTTATCTTACCTCTTTTATATACTTTATTTTTATCATTTGGAACCTTTTTTACATGAAGAAAAACTTTTCAAGATAGCGAAACTTTAGTGCTTACAGATAATTCAGAAATTGCAAAATTAGCCTTTAAAAATGGAGTAGATCTCTTTGTTAACTTTGCCTTATTAGTATTTTATGTTTTATCAATTTTTACTCGAAGAAGATAAAAGACTAAAAAAATCAAAATCTTTTAATCTCAAGTTTTTCTTGAGATTTTTTATTTTTTAACATATTAACAACTTTGTTCATTTCGATAATTAATAAAAAAACCAGCTAAAAAATCAAATGTATCTCCAAGTTATTTTTTTATTACTTTACTTTTGAAATACATTAAAAATTTAAGCTAGTTTAATAATGAAAATACTTTAATTTTTAAAACTTAAAGATAATCAAACTGGAAGATGATCTGAAACAATATATCTTAGAACATATCAAATGCTATTTGAGTTTTTGTCTGCCTTTTTTCCTTTATTGAGTTTAACATTAAAAAGTCGAAGATATTCATTATTAACATAATTTTGAAACTCTTGATTTTCTATATAGTTTTTGAAAATATCATATTTAAATAAATCACGATTTTTTGGATCTTGATCAAAATTATCTTTATCATAAAACATGCGATCATAAGGCTGAGCATATGCAT
Coding sequences:
- a CDS encoding MAG0110 family membrane protein, with protein sequence MLNNLFNKTNQNNFQTFELNAAHKKYYAFTFLTFAISLLIFSGLIVGEFFLFDWVGKYHSDKFFYLYFVMMFAFFVYFGVSIAYGSSWKKGVGITFAFWLVVQITLPLLISSGLYYLKITGDLNEYILIAIFIIPAVIILITGALSYFGLVDLTKIKKVYITLFFVILFTFFVSLILFFTTPSTNSGFYRIVDFILPLLYTLFLSFGTFFTWRKTFQDSETLVLTDNSEIAKLAFKNGVDLFVNFALLVFYVLSIFTRRR
- a CDS encoding OppA family ABC transporter substrate-binding lipoprotein: MKFKKIWLTSLPLLFTSFVVGCASPSQIKSKQNYVRNYNQANQYADGIFPIFENRKYQNDIEKALFAPLLKYNSFDNLIVDKVNNIITQPSKSRLSFYLASAIKLHFADNTSLTYTNDNFTNNTDLNNNYITNLFSSDITSINHPDFWNNLKKAQQITFELKNDLYYSKYNGDLSNNKFQAQDLISNLSPQIMKDFEKQYGVQISAKNNLLIIKSSKNLADSFIKFELMANMIFNPQPINLKAKNNYKDKLYLSKYLPYQNQINLIRLIKNKFSPDKSFNIALNTIDQITLKYNPTPLDIETFRIQQLRSFRQNLISEVPFNIFNNIQKDDILGRSRQYGLREIFQSNNLQINQRFYFANSFDKQKPNQFNDAFKEFYFQNSQASYLFKYYLSRIYSLFAKALYLDNQYYWNSLSLPLMKLNNNKSEHSNIKTLSDAYSEINIQDIYLYSQNTNKKVNYFDLKNSYFTKKNILDFQKQLPSIVFEEIKKELNFIIDKYLNNSQKILQFNVPILDSDSEKEIQLFEYYVNLLNSISPKMRVKVQKTSLKELQENNYFISFQIFEYPNNTIESYFKLIWNNHLTRTYLNNQFAFNNYPILKSIDFNLEKAVKLIQNQNLKAQINLINELNNLIVLPFDTKNIDNSKNLNKVLVQNYYQFPLSSDGIVNFEDIRI